Part of the Stigmatopora argus isolate UIUO_Sarg chromosome 3, RoL_Sarg_1.0, whole genome shotgun sequence genome, TTAGCAGCGGTATGATCATTATCAGCCTttccagtaaaaatggattggatggttATCGGCAGCAAAGGCATTTTATGTTCCTGATTGTGTTTAAGGCCTCGGTGTGACTAATGTGTCACCAATGGTTTGTCTTTGGGCCTTTAAATGTTAGGCCGCCAAGGTGAAAATGGagctataaaaaatggtcataaAAAGCAGCCAACTGCAGTTGATTTACAAGGATGGCTAAAAGCGTTCACGTGTTAAGTCGATTTTCTGCACTAAATTTCCcaaggaggacgaggacgaagcCAGGTGACAAGCTCAGCGAGTCAAGCAGATTGAAAAGAATGTGCTGAACTCGGAGATATTTCCGGCTTTTAATTAAACCGCTGAGCGGTGGGTGTGTCTGGGACTCAGCACTTTCTAGTATATTACTCTACTAAGCTCACGTTTCAATTCAGGCTGAACATGCACCCCAAAAGCCATTGGACACACAATGAATGACTCAATCGTTCATTTTGCATGTTTGTAGGAGGCTGGATAACAAACAGCTGGTCAGTCTGGAGTGTTTGTTGTAGTTTTCATTTCAACGTGCACCAACGTGAAAATGCCGCTTTGTATAGACTGTTTTGCTCGGTCCAAATgcgtggagtttggatgttctcccgaggcctgcgtgggttttctccgggtgctcccacattccaaagacatgtatggtagaatgattggacactctaaattgctcctaggtatgagtgtgaccatgAACGAATtcctgctgttatttgtgcactatgtggtgaaagctttcaatttcattatacttgtataatgacaataaaagcattcaatttaactcaaaattgtctccttgtgctgtgcgatcggatggccaccaaatcagggtgtcccccgccactggcccaaaatcagctgggataggcgccagcaccccccacaactctagtgaggataaagcggttcagaaaatgagaggagacaATGAtgtattctttgtttttcaaatgttaaacttttaattgactaagatggcctggaataacggtgagttgatgtaaaatactaagtaaaaatgttactcaatatttggtaaaattGGTGTACTgacacatactgttttatagcataaAGACCGCAAAAtcacgtcatcttcaaaacataagacattgagttgggaggacaaaccccctcgtggagcgcggtaagcaagccaacatcttttccacattcaatatttcaatatgggcgtggttacgacCCAGTTGtgtaaattatgcacatgcgcagtcGCTCGTTCTTTTCGAGTTGCCTTTCTATGCTGACGGACGACGACCATGCCGACAAGGTAAGTCGTTGAGCAATTTACAGGCCTAAtggcatttttatcacgctactgggagattttttaggaatcaattgagccaaaaacgccaacaaatttATTagtctaatgcaggggtgtcacactcatttggcatcgtgggccacatacggcctagggagatgtcaagtgggccggaccattaaaattataccatgctctgctataaataacccaaatatcatgactttcctttgttttggtgtaaagaagcacaagaacattaggaaaatattgaaattgaatgaactaaactttttttaaaacatttcatgaaacacgtcatatttccttagacaaatgtgcaattgacttatcattcacaaatatgcattgcaactgatcccactgattgtacaaaggcacaaaactttaattggtactgaaaaatatagtaatgcactttaagattaaatgagacttttaaagaaaggaatttttaaaccacttacacatacgcatataaaatctaaatgtaatccctgcgtgcaccttacaaactaaggagagtgattttaaatgtgtaatgaagaaagtgttcgcctgtcctgtaaatctgtaaacttcatacatgaaacatacatacacatacaatacatactgaaaatttatggagttgctgctgttttcagtctgtctcagtgatgcggcttgtcttctactctgatggaaagagtgcgccccttagcggataatccatgaattgcagcgaattaaaaatattaattccatgtcttttatgcattttttccactttcaaattatcctgcgggcctgatcgaacctccttgggggccggtcccggcccgcgggccgtatgtttggcACCGctgctttagccaaatgaatcccaatgaaaaagcatatccaagtatgtaaccttagaagtaaaaaacaaacactgaagtgcatgtcaccgcaatgttcataatgtgcaatattatatcttaaagtattaaagcccaaccaaaaagtatttacagtacgttattatgaaaaccatgtatttgttttgaagtattaatgcccaacctaaaagtatttgcagccccagccccctgactaatgcactctatgatgaaaacgatgtcttttttttgtgtctatgtgtaataggcgtggccgaggcgtggctgtgtcagagttcaaaagacccgccgccacgccaccatttttcaaaatggcggatgagccggagacTGGgagcgttggactgctgagctgctcagaattgacgatttcccgaagaaagacccgacaaacttcttccaggacaatgcagcgcgttcggtactttgtcttttggggatttcgtagccccagttctcatttcaagagtgctttttgacgggagcgtgcttcattggcgtgatgtagccccgacgtggatgcagacacaaatgtttgctagcaagttggctacattgcgtcacctattgctcttaatgtttaaaaagaaacccttccattgtgtgtttcagtcccccAACGAGGagagactgctgggaaacatcaagattgtggccataacggccaaaaaggagcagtttgtcggcaaagtgagtctttttttaatagcttctaattcctctacccgtgtaattggattggataactttattcatgccgtattcgggaaattttgttgtcacagtaatgtttagatatcagcgaccagtgttcacggctttcctaaattagcttgtttagcatcatgatacactccaattttgaacgaagacactttaactgggttggcgttgatttttttaatagcaagatcctgtgtgggtaGCTCAtactcacactagtgccatcaagtggaggtgtaaggaataaacagtacacttctagtATACGTATAtccctttgcccttccctttcctaaaggaagacttcagggcttggaccttttgggttttaattgtggttttgacaaaacctaagcgagacattcattcaactgtagcgcaggggtcatttttgactcgtttaaacaaccatttttcctccgtccaagagctttgtgagacgtattttatttttttgattgaatgggagtcatttgtgcatcaaaatggttaaataagcaatgacataatcatgctgtggtgttttgcagaggtttaaagccatggggatggtggaagctgtccaaatctacaagatcaaataagtcgtgtatgacgtaagacctgtttttcaggttatttgatttattattttcatgtcgtgtactaaaaatactctattttgcttctct contains:
- the LOC144070852 gene encoding uncharacterized protein LOC144070852, whose product is MAMLRSHGNKHKDRKITSSSKHKTLSWEDKPPRGARRGRGVAVSEFKRPAATPPFFKMADEPETGSVGLLSCSELTISRRKTRQTSSRTMQRVRPPTRRDCWETSRLWP